The Janthinobacterium lividum genome has a window encoding:
- a CDS encoding FAD:protein FMN transferase, with protein MQRRTFISAAIGSVAGMAGLSLPGSMARGTATGSGVRPYQGAALAFGTTIAVTVLHHDQRQAELAIEDALHAARNIDRLMSIYSPASQVFQLNRDGRLARPDAHLLAVLAQAQALSQWSDGAFDITVQPLWQLFRAVADQASLLTDTLRRAAQARVGWRQLAWDSRDVRFLRPGMALTLNGLAQGYAADMALAAVQARGIRHALLDTGEFVARGQRSVRRPWTLGIQDPRDGEILVATLKVEGRSVATSGDYECTFTPDFVHHHIFDPAKGDSPGELASVTVLAPTGLLADGLSTTFMVTGAARAHAMAAQMQGVDLMTIDKSGQRKMSPGFSRLL; from the coding sequence ATGCAGCGTAGAACGTTTATTTCGGCAGCCATCGGCAGCGTGGCCGGCATGGCAGGTTTGTCTTTGCCAGGCAGCATGGCGCGCGGCACGGCCACGGGCTCCGGCGTGCGGCCGTATCAAGGCGCCGCGCTGGCGTTTGGCACGACGATCGCCGTCACCGTATTGCACCACGATCAGCGCCAGGCCGAGCTGGCTATCGAAGATGCCTTGCATGCAGCCAGGAATATCGACCGCCTGATGAGTATTTACAGTCCCGCCAGCCAAGTCTTTCAGCTCAATCGTGACGGCCGATTGGCCCGGCCGGATGCCCATTTGCTGGCCGTGCTGGCGCAGGCACAAGCCTTGTCGCAATGGAGCGATGGGGCGTTTGATATTACCGTGCAACCCTTATGGCAGCTGTTTCGCGCGGTGGCAGACCAGGCAAGCTTGCTGACAGACACATTGCGCCGCGCGGCGCAGGCGCGGGTAGGCTGGCGACAACTGGCGTGGGATAGTCGGGACGTGCGTTTTCTCCGGCCCGGCATGGCGCTGACCTTGAATGGCCTGGCGCAAGGTTATGCGGCGGACATGGCGCTGGCAGCGGTGCAGGCACGCGGGATACGGCATGCGCTGCTCGACACGGGCGAATTCGTTGCGCGGGGACAGCGTTCCGTGCGCCGCCCGTGGACCTTGGGCATCCAGGATCCGCGCGACGGCGAAATCCTGGTCGCCACCTTGAAAGTGGAAGGGCGCAGCGTGGCTACGTCGGGTGATTACGAGTGCACGTTCACGCCCGACTTCGTGCATCACCATATCTTCGACCCCGCTAAGGGCGATTCGCCGGGCGAACTGGCCAGCGTCACCGTGCTGGCGCCCACGGGTTTGCTGGCCGATGGCTTGTCGACAACCTTCATGGTGACGGGGGCCGCGCGTGCGCATGCGATGGCCGCGCAAATGCAGGGCGTTGACCTGATGACCATCGACAAGTCGGGGCAGCGCAAGATGTCGCCCGGCTTTTCCCGTCTACTCTAG
- a CDS encoding PQQ-dependent methanol/ethanol family dehydrogenase yields MGIVVGLSVASLVQAADVGNVTNAMLDNTAKNPSSVLSFGMGTQGQRYSPLTQINDKTVAKLVPAWSFSFGGEKQRGQESQPLIHNGKMFVTASYSRIFAVDLKTGAKLWKYEHRLPDGIMPCCDVVNRGAALYGNLVIFGTLDAYLVALDQNTGKIVWKEKVDDYAAGYSMTAAPLIAEGLLLTGVSGGEFGIVGRVEARNPMTGELVWSRPTVEGHMGHRYDKDGKATDNGVSGTVNKTWPGDLWKTGGASTWMGGTYDPQTKLAYFGTGNPAPWNSHLRPGDNLYSSSTVALDVKTGQIKWAYQNTPNDAWDFDGANEFVTFDMDGKRYGGKADRNGFFYVIDANTGKLQNAFPFVKKITWASSIDLKTGRPNYITAGRPGDPTKGEEGKKGTTVFAAPAFLGAKNQMPMAYSPQTKLFYVPANEWGMDIWNEPISYKKGGAFLGAGFTIKPLFDDYIGAMRAIDPKTGKIVWEIKNNAPLWGGVMSTAGNLVFYGTPEGYLKAVDAKTGKELWKFQTGSGVVAPPVTWQDGDTQYVAVVSGWGGAVPLWGGEVAKKVNFLEQGGSVWVFKLASK; encoded by the coding sequence ATGGGGATTGTCGTCGGTTTGAGTGTCGCCTCGTTGGTCCAGGCGGCCGACGTGGGCAATGTCACCAATGCCATGCTCGACAACACGGCGAAGAATCCATCCAGCGTCTTGTCGTTCGGCATGGGCACGCAGGGCCAGCGCTATTCGCCGCTGACGCAGATCAATGACAAGACTGTGGCCAAACTGGTGCCGGCCTGGTCGTTCTCGTTTGGCGGCGAAAAACAGCGGGGTCAGGAATCGCAGCCACTGATTCACAACGGCAAGATGTTCGTCACGGCATCGTATTCGCGCATCTTTGCCGTCGACTTGAAAACGGGCGCGAAGCTGTGGAAGTATGAGCATCGTTTGCCAGACGGCATCATGCCGTGCTGCGACGTGGTCAACCGTGGCGCCGCCCTGTACGGCAATCTGGTCATCTTCGGCACGCTCGACGCCTACCTGGTGGCGCTGGACCAGAACACGGGCAAGATCGTCTGGAAGGAAAAGGTCGACGATTATGCGGCCGGTTACTCGATGACGGCCGCGCCGCTGATCGCCGAAGGCTTGCTGCTGACGGGCGTGTCGGGCGGCGAATTCGGTATCGTGGGCCGTGTCGAGGCGCGCAACCCGATGACGGGTGAGCTGGTATGGAGCCGTCCGACGGTGGAGGGCCATATGGGCCACCGCTACGACAAGGATGGCAAGGCGACCGACAATGGCGTGTCTGGCACCGTGAACAAAACCTGGCCGGGCGACCTGTGGAAAACGGGCGGCGCCTCGACGTGGATGGGCGGGACCTACGATCCGCAAACCAAGCTGGCGTATTTTGGCACAGGCAACCCGGCGCCGTGGAATAGCCACTTGCGTCCCGGCGACAATCTGTACTCGTCGTCCACCGTGGCGCTGGACGTGAAAACGGGGCAGATCAAGTGGGCGTATCAGAACACGCCGAACGATGCCTGGGACTTCGACGGCGCCAACGAGTTCGTCACCTTTGACATGGATGGCAAGCGCTACGGCGGCAAGGCTGACCGCAACGGTTTCTTCTATGTCATCGACGCCAATACGGGCAAGCTGCAGAACGCCTTTCCGTTCGTGAAGAAAATCACCTGGGCCAGCAGCATCGACCTGAAGACGGGACGGCCGAACTACATCACCGCCGGCCGCCCTGGCGACCCGACCAAGGGAGAGGAAGGCAAGAAGGGCACGACCGTGTTTGCCGCACCGGCCTTCCTCGGTGCAAAAAACCAGATGCCGATGGCGTACTCGCCGCAAACCAAGCTGTTCTATGTACCGGCGAATGAATGGGGCATGGACATCTGGAACGAGCCGATCAGCTACAAGAAAGGTGGAGCCTTCCTCGGTGCCGGTTTCACCATCAAGCCTTTGTTTGACGATTACATCGGCGCCATGCGCGCCATCGATCCGAAGACGGGCAAGATCGTCTGGGAAATCAAGAACAATGCGCCGCTGTGGGGCGGCGTGATGAGTACGGCCGGCAACCTGGTGTTCTACGGCACGCCGGAAGGTTACCTGAAAGCCGTCGACGCGAAGACGGGCAAGGAGCTGTGGAAATTCCAGACGGGCTCCGGCGTCGTGGCGCCGCCCGTCACCTGGCAGGATGGCGACACGCAATATGTGGCCGTCGTTTCCGGCTGGGGTGGTGCGGTGCCGCTGTGGGGCGGCGAAGTGGCGAAGAAGGTCAATTTCCTGGAACAGGGCGGTTCCGTGTGGGTCTTCAAGCTGGCATCGAAGTAA
- a CDS encoding porin yields MNTLIKLGSLGVMTFAAMGQAQAVDIKAGDWTVSVGGIVNAYYTQVSCSGDAVGGLALGGQALGCGGEKDRTTIGNGLLPNGLITSASSRLGEYDVKALIGIYNSTATDSAISQNSVVDVRQAFFTFGNEQMGTFKLGRDYGIFGANAILSDMTLLGSGAPVQATQRGRVTLGHIGAGYTYLGNYGQIMYSSPKSGGVGVDVALVSPVSDTPIVAGSTYSSKSSPQVQAQVTYAQEGLKAWLGVKSQKFTSKTPGVDDLTMRGVEVGGSYQMGPAGVLVNFQGGKGLGILSDADQGDTKSKNWLLQGTYKTTDKLKLGLSYGISKNDDDTAGTGGLKSNANLTLGAYYSLNSAITLVGELGQTRSKGFAGGEAKMNGVSLGGIIFF; encoded by the coding sequence ATGAACACATTGATCAAGCTGGGGAGCCTGGGTGTCATGACATTCGCAGCGATGGGGCAGGCGCAAGCCGTCGATATCAAGGCTGGCGACTGGACCGTGTCGGTGGGTGGCATCGTCAACGCCTATTACACGCAAGTGTCGTGTTCGGGTGATGCGGTGGGCGGGCTGGCGCTGGGCGGCCAGGCGCTTGGTTGCGGTGGCGAAAAGGACCGCACCACCATCGGCAACGGCTTGCTGCCGAATGGCTTGATCACTTCCGCCTCGTCGCGCCTGGGCGAGTACGACGTGAAAGCCTTGATCGGCATCTACAACTCGACGGCCACCGACAGCGCCATCAGCCAGAACAGCGTGGTCGATGTACGCCAGGCTTTCTTTACCTTTGGCAACGAGCAGATGGGTACCTTCAAGCTGGGCCGCGACTACGGCATCTTCGGCGCGAACGCGATTTTGTCCGACATGACCTTATTGGGCTCGGGCGCACCGGTGCAGGCGACGCAGCGCGGCCGGGTGACCCTGGGCCATATCGGCGCCGGCTATACCTATCTGGGCAACTATGGCCAGATCATGTACAGCTCGCCGAAGTCGGGCGGCGTTGGCGTCGACGTGGCGCTGGTCAGCCCCGTTTCCGATACGCCCATTGTGGCAGGCTCGACCTATTCTTCGAAGTCGAGTCCGCAAGTGCAGGCGCAAGTGACGTATGCGCAGGAAGGCTTGAAAGCCTGGCTCGGCGTGAAGTCGCAAAAATTCACGTCGAAAACGCCTGGCGTCGATGACCTGACCATGCGCGGCGTGGAAGTGGGCGGCTCGTACCAGATGGGTCCGGCCGGCGTGCTGGTCAACTTCCAGGGCGGCAAGGGGTTGGGCATCTTGTCCGATGCGGACCAGGGCGATACCAAGTCGAAGAACTGGTTGCTGCAAGGCACATATAAAACGACGGACAAGCTGAAACTGGGCTTGTCCTACGGCATCAGCAAGAACGACGACGACACGGCCGGCACGGGCGGCTTGAAGTCGAACGCCAACCTGACCCTGGGCGCGTATTACTCACTCAACAGTGCGATCACCCTGGTGGGCGAGCTGGGCCAGACGCGCTCGAAAGGCTTTGCCGGTGGCGAAGCGAAGATGAATGGCGTGTCCCTTGGCGGCATTATTTTCTTCTAA
- a CDS encoding DUF779 domain-containing protein, producing MSAAIARVVATEAALEMMDKLRQRHGPLMFFQSGGCCDGSAPMCYALGEFDVSDTDIYLGNLNGTPFYMGLEQFEYWEHTQLIIDVVDGNGGMFSLDNGTGKRFLTRSRLFTDEECALLHAQPHEHRKT from the coding sequence ATGAGTGCAGCAATTGCCCGGGTGGTCGCCACCGAAGCGGCGCTGGAAATGATGGACAAGTTGCGCCAGCGTCACGGTCCGCTGATGTTTTTCCAGTCGGGCGGCTGCTGTGACGGCAGTGCGCCCATGTGTTACGCGCTGGGCGAGTTCGATGTCAGCGATACCGACATCTATCTCGGCAATTTGAATGGCACACCGTTTTACATGGGACTCGAGCAATTCGAGTACTGGGAGCATACCCAGTTGATTATCGATGTGGTCGATGGCAATGGCGGCATGTTTTCACTCGACAACGGCACGGGCAAGCGCTTCCTGACACGCTCGCGCCTGTTCACCGATGAAGAGTGCGCGCTGTTGCATGCCCAGCCGCATGAGCACCGCAAGACCTGA
- a CDS encoding beta-propeller fold lactonase family protein — translation MPNFFSRLRQVCWLLPALASSAVQAAPFAYVPNEKSGTLSVIDTATDQVVRQIAAGKRPRGIAADPTGRQLFVTDAASSALLLIDNAAGTPLRTVTLGKSPEGVSASQDGHYVAVAVEENNSVALLDGHAGTLLADIKVQGRNPEHAVFSPDGRWLLVSAEEAEQVDVIDVAQRRQVASIAVGLRPRGIGFSPDSGRAYVACELVNAVYVIDMAARKAIATIPAGKNANGIVVHPSGKQVYVSNGTDGTVMVIDTASYQVTATIAVGKRPWNMAITPDGAKLYVANGRSNSVSVIDTASAQKVADIAVGELPWGVVIR, via the coding sequence ATGCCCAACTTCTTCTCCCGCTTGCGCCAGGTGTGCTGGTTGCTGCCTGCGCTTGCCAGCAGCGCCGTCCAGGCCGCTCCGTTTGCCTATGTCCCCAATGAAAAATCAGGCACCTTGAGCGTGATCGACACGGCTACCGACCAGGTAGTGCGCCAGATCGCGGCAGGCAAGCGTCCGCGCGGTATCGCCGCCGACCCCACCGGGCGGCAATTGTTTGTCACGGACGCCGCCAGCAGCGCCTTACTGCTGATCGATAACGCTGCCGGTACGCCCCTGCGCACGGTGACGCTGGGCAAGTCGCCTGAAGGCGTCAGCGCTTCCCAGGACGGCCATTACGTGGCCGTGGCCGTCGAGGAAAATAATAGCGTGGCCTTGCTTGATGGCCATGCGGGTACCTTGCTCGCCGACATCAAGGTGCAGGGACGCAACCCGGAACATGCCGTCTTCAGCCCGGATGGGCGCTGGCTGCTGGTCAGTGCGGAAGAGGCCGAGCAAGTCGATGTCATTGATGTGGCGCAACGCCGCCAAGTGGCTTCCATCGCCGTGGGATTGCGTCCGCGCGGCATCGGTTTCAGTCCGGACTCCGGCCGCGCCTACGTGGCATGCGAACTGGTTAATGCCGTGTATGTGATCGACATGGCCGCGCGCAAGGCGATTGCCACTATTCCAGCGGGCAAGAATGCCAATGGCATCGTGGTCCATCCCAGCGGCAAGCAGGTGTATGTCTCGAATGGCACGGACGGCACGGTGATGGTGATCGACACGGCCAGCTACCAGGTCACGGCCACCATTGCCGTCGGCAAGCGCCCATGGAATATGGCCATCACGCCCGACGGCGCCAAACTGTACGTGGCCAATGGCCGCTCGAACAGTGTTTCCGTCATCGACACGGCCAGCGCGCAGAAGGTGGCCGATATTGCCGTAGGTGAATTGCCATGGGGCGTGGTCATTCGCTAG
- the adh gene encoding aldehyde dehydrogenase produces MNLADISKLGVANPFKQRYDNYIGGKFVAPVKGEYFLNITPVTGLPFCEIARSTAEDVELALDAAHAAKDAWGKTSPAERANILNRIADRIEQNLSLIATAETIDNGKPIRETMNADIPLAIDHFRYFAGCIRAQEGSVAQIDAETYAYHYHEPLGVVGQIIPWNFPILMAVWKLAPALAAGNCVVLKPAEQTPASIMVLIELIGDLLPPGVLNIINGFGLEAGKPLASSKRIAKIAFTGETGTGRLIMGYAAQNLIPVTLELGGKSPNIFFEDVMDADDDYFDKCLEGFTMFALNQGEVCTCPSRVLIQESIYEKFIERALKRVAAIKQGNPLDSSTMIGAQASQEQLEKILSYLDIGRQEGAEVLAGGERNTQAGDLEGGYYVRPTVFKGNNKMRIFQEEIFGPVVSVTTFKDEAEALAIANDTLYGLGAGLWTRDGSRAFRMGRAIQAGRVWTNCYHLYPAHAAFGGYKQSGIGRENHKMMLDHYQQTKNLLVSYSPKALGFF; encoded by the coding sequence ATGAATCTCGCAGACATCAGCAAACTGGGCGTAGCCAATCCCTTCAAACAACGCTATGACAATTACATCGGTGGCAAATTCGTTGCACCAGTAAAAGGTGAATATTTTCTTAACATTACACCTGTCACGGGCTTGCCGTTTTGCGAAATCGCCCGTTCCACGGCGGAAGACGTCGAGCTGGCGCTGGATGCCGCGCATGCCGCCAAGGATGCCTGGGGCAAGACTTCGCCTGCCGAGCGCGCCAATATCCTGAATCGCATTGCCGACCGCATCGAACAAAACCTGAGCCTGATTGCCACGGCGGAGACCATCGACAACGGCAAGCCGATCCGCGAAACGATGAATGCCGACATTCCGCTGGCCATCGACCATTTTCGTTACTTCGCCGGTTGCATCCGCGCCCAGGAAGGCTCCGTCGCGCAAATCGATGCAGAAACCTATGCCTATCACTACCATGAGCCGCTGGGCGTCGTGGGCCAGATCATTCCGTGGAATTTCCCGATTCTAATGGCCGTGTGGAAACTGGCGCCAGCCCTGGCCGCCGGCAATTGCGTGGTGCTCAAACCGGCCGAACAGACGCCGGCCTCCATCATGGTGTTGATCGAGCTGATCGGCGACTTGCTGCCACCGGGCGTGTTGAACATCATCAACGGTTTCGGCCTGGAAGCGGGCAAGCCGCTGGCGTCGAGCAAGCGCATCGCCAAGATCGCCTTCACGGGTGAAACGGGCACGGGCCGTTTGATCATGGGCTACGCGGCGCAAAACCTGATTCCCGTCACCCTGGAGCTGGGCGGCAAGTCGCCGAACATCTTCTTTGAAGACGTGATGGATGCGGACGATGATTATTTCGACAAGTGCCTGGAAGGTTTCACCATGTTTGCGCTGAACCAGGGTGAGGTGTGCACTTGTCCATCGCGCGTGCTGATCCAGGAATCGATCTACGAAAAATTCATCGAACGGGCTTTGAAGCGCGTGGCTGCCATCAAGCAGGGCAACCCGCTCGACTCTTCCACCATGATCGGCGCCCAGGCGTCGCAGGAGCAACTGGAGAAAATCCTGTCCTACCTCGACATCGGCCGCCAGGAAGGCGCCGAAGTGCTGGCCGGCGGCGAGCGCAACACGCAGGCGGGCGACCTGGAGGGTGGCTATTACGTGCGTCCGACCGTGTTCAAGGGCAATAACAAGATGCGTATCTTCCAGGAAGAGATCTTCGGGCCCGTCGTGTCCGTGACCACCTTCAAGGATGAGGCCGAAGCGCTGGCGATTGCCAACGATACCTTGTACGGCCTGGGTGCCGGCTTGTGGACGCGCGATGGTTCGCGCGCCTTCCGCATGGGACGCGCCATCCAGGCGGGCCGCGTGTGGACCAATTGCTACCACCTGTATCCCGCCCACGCCGCGTTCGGTGGCTACAAGCAATCGGGTATCGGCCGTGAAAACCACAAGATGATGCTCGATCACTACCAGCAAACGAAGAACTTGCTGGTGAGCTATAGCCCGAAAGCGCTGGGCTTCTTCTAA
- a CDS encoding 4Fe-4S binding protein has protein sequence MRLFIGCWLFLFILGQAWAGVLDKAELARRFPAPLVVGDKEADLPVWPLFKQNATATKLVGYVFESVDLAPIPGFSGVPVNLLIAIDPQGSFLDVAVLSQHEPVFLDGLGEAPLFQFVKQYQGLSLKQNIAIDAKKKRAPDATHADIDGVSKATASVRIINQSVLASALKVSRKKLGFAQGRDPDQIARIRMEVFEKLSVAQMLGQGLIQHVRLSNKDVESLFAGSPGAGLDVEATRAPDGVFIDLYLAYVSVPSVGRNLLTERSWNKLSNRLDEGDHAILVMSRGRYSVLGDDFVRGTVTDRLLLKQDGLPIDMRDLDLELSLSDTVSLPTENIAVLRVISQAGLDAATPLAFSLPITRSKGIVYPERIARNVDFSYRLPAEFYTAPQGDDATWRGTWDNRKAELLCLVAGLALLSGALAWQKRLVRDGRQFAWFRRLFLLFTIGFIGYYAQGQLSIVNITGALQALLAGRSLGFFLFDPMTVILWAFLLLSLLVWGRGTFCGWLCPFGALQEFTGKLGQWLRLPQWKIKPRLDGRLKWIKYGLLAAILGSSVFSSQITDKLVELEPFKTAITLTFVRAWPFVAYAVGLLLLSSVSYKFFCRYLCPFGAALALLGRFRLFNWIPRRKECGTPCQTCRHRCEHHAIAPSGKVDYGECFQCMDCVVIYASDEKCAPLMLEIKRARTIPIVRARAEESSNAA, from the coding sequence ATGCGGTTGTTCATCGGATGCTGGCTATTCCTGTTCATTCTGGGACAGGCGTGGGCGGGCGTGCTCGACAAGGCCGAGCTGGCGCGGCGCTTTCCTGCTCCCCTTGTCGTCGGCGACAAGGAAGCCGACTTGCCCGTCTGGCCCTTGTTCAAGCAAAACGCCACGGCCACCAAACTGGTCGGCTACGTTTTTGAATCGGTGGACCTGGCGCCCATTCCCGGCTTTTCCGGCGTGCCCGTCAATCTGCTGATCGCCATCGATCCGCAAGGCAGTTTTCTCGATGTCGCCGTGCTGTCGCAGCACGAACCTGTATTTCTCGACGGCCTGGGCGAAGCGCCCCTGTTTCAGTTCGTCAAACAGTACCAGGGGCTGTCGCTGAAACAGAATATCGCCATCGATGCCAAGAAGAAACGCGCGCCAGATGCGACCCACGCCGATATCGATGGCGTGTCGAAGGCCACGGCCTCCGTGCGTATCATCAACCAGAGCGTGCTGGCCTCGGCCTTGAAAGTGTCGCGCAAAAAACTCGGCTTTGCGCAAGGCCGCGACCCGGACCAGATTGCCCGCATCCGCATGGAGGTATTCGAAAAACTCAGCGTGGCGCAGATGCTCGGGCAGGGCTTGATCCAGCATGTGCGCCTGAGCAACAAGGATGTGGAGAGCCTGTTTGCCGGCAGTCCCGGCGCGGGACTCGATGTGGAAGCCACGCGCGCGCCGGACGGCGTGTTCATCGACCTTTACCTGGCGTATGTGTCCGTGCCCAGCGTGGGACGCAACCTGTTGACGGAACGCAGCTGGAACAAGCTGAGCAACCGGCTTGACGAGGGCGACCACGCCATCCTCGTCATGTCGCGCGGGCGCTACAGCGTGCTGGGCGACGATTTCGTGCGCGGCACGGTCACCGACAGGCTTTTGCTGAAGCAGGATGGCTTGCCTATCGACATGCGCGACCTGGACCTGGAATTGAGCCTGTCCGATACGGTTTCACTGCCGACGGAAAATATCGCCGTGTTGCGCGTCATCAGCCAGGCGGGCCTCGATGCGGCCACCCCGCTGGCGTTTTCTCTCCCCATTACGCGCAGCAAGGGCATCGTGTATCCGGAACGCATCGCGCGCAACGTCGATTTCAGCTACCGTTTGCCGGCCGAGTTTTATACGGCGCCGCAAGGCGACGATGCCACGTGGCGCGGCACGTGGGATAACCGCAAGGCTGAGTTGCTGTGCTTGGTCGCCGGACTGGCGCTGCTGTCCGGCGCATTGGCGTGGCAGAAACGCCTGGTGCGCGATGGCCGGCAATTTGCCTGGTTCCGCCGCCTGTTCCTGTTATTTACGATAGGCTTCATCGGCTATTACGCGCAGGGGCAGTTATCGATCGTCAATATCACGGGCGCACTCCAGGCGCTGCTGGCGGGACGCAGCCTGGGCTTCTTCCTGTTCGACCCGATGACGGTGATCCTGTGGGCTTTCCTACTACTCAGTCTGCTGGTCTGGGGGCGCGGTACGTTCTGCGGCTGGCTGTGTCCGTTTGGCGCCCTGCAGGAATTCACGGGCAAGCTGGGCCAGTGGTTGCGCTTGCCGCAGTGGAAGATCAAGCCACGCCTCGACGGGCGCTTGAAATGGATCAAGTATGGCTTGCTGGCAGCCATTCTCGGCAGCAGCGTGTTTTCCAGCCAGATCACGGACAAGCTGGTCGAGCTGGAACCGTTCAAGACGGCCATCACCTTGACCTTCGTGCGCGCCTGGCCCTTCGTCGCGTATGCCGTGGGCTTGCTGCTGCTCAGCAGTGTTTCCTATAAATTCTTTTGCCGCTACCTGTGTCCGTTTGGTGCGGCGCTGGCGCTGCTGGGACGGTTTCGCCTGTTCAACTGGATTCCGCGCCGCAAGGAATGCGGCACGCCATGTCAGACTTGCCGCCACCGATGCGAGCATCATGCCATCGCGCCGAGCGGGAAAGTTGATTATGGCGAGTGTTTCCAGTGCATGGATTGCGTGGTGATTTACGCCAGCGATGAAAAATGCGCGCCCTTGATGTTGGAAATCAAGCGTGCCCGCACCATTCCCATAGTCCGGGCCAGGGCAGAGGAGAGCAGCAATGCAGCGTAG